Part of the Pyrobaculum calidifontis JCM 11548 genome, AACAAAGGACAGCGCGCCGACGAAGCCGAAGACCTTGGCCAGAGATATGTCAATGGCCCCGCACCCCTGCCTCGCGCCGCCACCGCTCATACCACCTCTCAAAGTAGTAGAAGGACAGCGCCATGAGCGAGAAGAGGAGGAAGGAAGAGAACAGCGGCGCGTCGAACTGCCCCGCCCACGCGGCGCTGGCGGCGACCCACAGTGCGGCCGCTCCAAACACCACGGCCACCGCCAGAGAGAAGTACTTTAAAACGGCGTTAGGCTCCAGCGGCATAGGGCGGCGGAATGGCGTTTATGAGGCCTAGGTAGAATGTGGAGAAGAGGAGAACCCATATCCCGTCGACGAAGTGCCAGTAGTACTCGGCAGCCTCAACGCCCTGCGGCCTCCTCGGGCCCCAGTAGCCGAGGCGCACCATCACGGCCACCACGGCCCAGAAAACTAGGCCTATTATTACGTGGAAGCCGTGGAGCGTGACCAATGTGTAGAAGTAGTTGGCGACTATGGACGAACCAGGCGCAAAGCCGTGGTGCATGAGCTCTGGATATTCGGCAAAGAACTGGCCCGCGGCGAAGAACAGGCCTAGGCCCATGGTCGCGGCCAGCCACCCGTAGAAGCGGCCGAGAGAGCCTGAGAGAAGGGCCCTCCTCGCCGCCATGGCCGTGAAGCTACTCGACCACAAGGCTATGGACATGGCGATGGACAAGGGGCCCAGCAGGGGCGGGAGGTGCTCAGCCGCGGCAGTCCACTTGTCGTAGAGCACGACCCTTGCGTAGTAGGCCGAGCTGATCAACGTGGCAAATATGACGAACTCTGAGAATATTACCCAGCCCACAGACGCCTTTAGGTCGCCCCAGACGCTGGGAGGCTTGGGTATCTCGAAGTGGGCCGCCCCGTCCATGTGCCTCATCTTAAGCCAGTTGCCCACGAGGTCGAATCTCAGCCAGGCAACTCCAAAGGCTAGAAATACGCCCAGAGCCAAAATGCCCATGGGCATGCCGCCTGTGAAAAGGCCGGAGTTGGCCACAATGGGCGAGTAGCCTTTGAGTAGGGACAGCACGCCGAAGGGCACCAGTATCATGGCGTTACCGAAGATGAACGGCCATGGGTTAGGTTCGTGGTGCGTCTTGACCAGCGGCGGAACCACGTCGGGCAGGCCTATTTTGGCCGTTCCCCATGGGTCTTCTCTGTTTTTCACAGGCCTGCCGTTGAACAAGCTCCACACGATGTTAAAGAAGAGGAGGGCAATCCCTGCCGTTAGGACAAATGTGAACACGGTCATTGCGGCGTGGTAGGGGTAGAGGTCGGGCGTGGGCGCCCCAGCGTAGCGCCTCGGCGAGCCGAGGACCC contains:
- a CDS encoding respiratory chain protein translates to MPLEPNAVLKYFSLAVAVVFGAAALWVAASAAWAGQFDAPLFSSFLLFSLMALSFYYFERWYERWRREAGVRGH